A part of bacterium genomic DNA contains:
- a CDS encoding type IV pilus twitching motility protein PilT — MAGQKVTMHELLQLIVENNASDLHIAVGKPPTMRLDGRLELIGNQVLTPADTERLMEEITPPRHQQAIIESGCADFGYAFLDIARFRVSAFRTRGEIGIALRLIPYKILTFEQLGLPAAFIKELLCRPRGLILVVGPTGSGKTTTLATMIDWINENRDAHIITIEDPIEYYHPHKKGIVTHRELGVDTPSFAAALKHALRQDPDVILVGEMRDLETMEAAITAAETGHLVFATLHTISAAQTVERIIDAFPMNQQEQIRMQLSVSLVAAISQQLLPRASGRGRIAAYEIMICTPAIANLIRERKTNRILSSIQTGQKLGMKSMDQFLLELYQKGEITAEVALERAQDPEDLRTKLL, encoded by the coding sequence ATGGCTGGACAAAAAGTTACGATGCATGAATTATTACAGCTCATTGTTGAGAACAATGCATCTGATTTACATATCGCCGTTGGAAAACCGCCAACGATGCGACTCGATGGACGACTCGAACTGATTGGAAACCAAGTATTAACCCCAGCGGATACGGAACGACTTATGGAAGAAATCACGCCACCGCGACATCAGCAAGCAATAATCGAATCAGGTTGTGCGGATTTCGGCTATGCATTTTTAGATATTGCACGATTCCGTGTATCCGCGTTCCGAACCCGCGGTGAAATTGGTATTGCGTTACGGTTGATTCCTTATAAAATTCTCACTTTTGAACAACTCGGGTTACCAGCAGCGTTTATTAAAGAATTACTCTGCAGACCCCGTGGGCTAATTCTGGTCGTGGGTCCGACTGGGTCCGGAAAAACCACGACGTTAGCGACGATGATTGATTGGATTAATGAAAATCGCGATGCGCATATTATCACCATTGAAGACCCGATTGAATATTATCATCCGCATAAAAAAGGTATCGTAACCCATCGGGAATTGGGCGTAGATACACCGTCGTTCGCAGCAGCGTTAAAACATGCGTTACGACAAGACCCGGATGTTATTCTGGTCGGTGAAATGCGGGATTTGGAAACCATGGAAGCAGCGATTACCGCTGCGGAAACTGGCCATTTAGTTTTTGCAACATTGCATACGATTTCTGCGGCGCAAACGGTTGAACGAATTATCGATGCGTTCCCCATGAATCAACAGGAACAAATTCGGATGCAGTTATCGGTATCGCTAGTTGCGGCGATTAGTCAACAGCTATTACCCCGAGCAAGCGGTCGAGGTCGTATTGCGGCATACGAGATTATGATTTGTACGCCAGCAATAGCCAACTTGATTCGAGAACGGAAAACAAACCGAATTTTATCTTCAATTCAAACTGGACAAAAGTTAGGTATGAAAAGTATGGACCAGTTCCTATTGGAGTTATATCAGAAAGGTGAAATTACTGCAGAAGTAGCGTTGGAACGCGCACAGGACCCAGAAGATTTACGAACGAAACTATTATAA
- the gspE gene encoding type II secretion system ATPase GspE yields the protein MATSPNTPPTNLPKNNPVVKPEEEADNVFKPIVLTPAEEQAQSLTTATSAYATEAFAPTEEEMLKLLSEQTGMPFVEIGNYPIDMELLKEIPLTVAKTYKIFPLKQENGTVLVALSDPLNVKILDDLRLLLDKPVQGAIATEEDINDAINMYYGIGEETIEKVVELMQQQTEEMRDIRPDTTQIDLTDLEAIAHEEPVIRLVNLLLLQAIKDRASDLHVEPFSDSFRVRYRVDGVLHELPPPPKHLQLGVCSRLKVMAGMDIAERRMPQDGRIKLNLAGRQIDLRVSTIPTVWGESIVMRILDKSMMMMGLEQIGLLPEVHEKLKVIIDKPNGILLVTGPTGCGKTTTLYSALNEIYTPELKVITTEDPVEYELEGVVQVNINENIGLTFARCLRSILRQDPDVIMVGEIRDLETAQIAIQASLTGHLVLSTLHTNDAASTITRLIDMDIEPFLISSTLEAVVAQRLIRTICPACRSEYTPEASLFKEMGIDPADVAGIPFYHGRGCEDCNYTGYKGRIGIFELLEVNDEIRDLILERASTMHIARAARKNGMQTMREDGWQKVLAGITTMDEVLRVTYGVEIGIPEAVGDYIPPETAPRVSTISTISESDREAGQKVQPQHEITAAGEEARKTK from the coding sequence ATGGCAACATCACCAAATACGCCACCAACTAATCTCCCGAAAAATAACCCGGTGGTTAAACCGGAAGAAGAAGCGGATAATGTTTTCAAACCAATCGTATTAACTCCAGCTGAAGAACAAGCGCAATCGTTAACTACAGCAACAAGTGCATACGCAACTGAAGCTTTCGCTCCAACTGAAGAAGAAATGTTGAAGTTGTTATCCGAACAGACCGGTATGCCGTTCGTCGAGATTGGTAATTATCCGATTGATATGGAATTATTGAAGGAAATCCCATTAACGGTTGCGAAAACCTATAAAATCTTCCCGCTGAAACAGGAAAATGGAACGGTGCTAGTAGCGCTTTCAGACCCATTAAACGTGAAAATTTTAGATGATTTGCGACTGTTGCTGGATAAACCGGTACAAGGAGCAATTGCTACTGAAGAAGATATAAACGATGCGATTAATATGTATTATGGCATCGGCGAAGAAACGATTGAGAAAGTAGTCGAATTAATGCAACAGCAGACAGAAGAGATGCGCGATATTCGACCGGATACGACGCAGATAGATTTAACTGATTTGGAAGCAATAGCCCATGAAGAACCGGTTATCCGATTGGTTAACCTATTGCTTTTACAAGCGATTAAGGACCGTGCGAGCGATTTGCATGTAGAACCATTTTCGGACTCGTTTCGAGTCAGGTATCGGGTTGATGGCGTGCTCCACGAGCTACCACCCCCACCGAAACATCTTCAGCTCGGGGTCTGTTCCCGACTCAAAGTTATGGCGGGAATGGATATCGCAGAACGGCGCATGCCGCAAGATGGTAGAATCAAGCTCAACCTTGCTGGTCGGCAAATAGACCTTCGTGTATCGACGATTCCAACTGTCTGGGGCGAAAGTATCGTGATGCGTATTCTAGATAAATCAATGATGATGATGGGGTTGGAACAAATTGGGTTGCTCCCGGAAGTACACGAAAAACTAAAAGTGATTATCGATAAACCAAATGGGATTTTGTTAGTCACCGGTCCAACTGGATGTGGAAAAACCACGACGTTATACTCAGCATTAAATGAAATTTATACTCCTGAATTGAAAGTTATTACAACGGAAGACCCGGTTGAATATGAACTTGAAGGAGTTGTTCAGGTAAATATTAATGAAAATATCGGATTAACCTTCGCGCGATGTTTGCGGTCAATTCTTCGGCAAGACCCAGATGTCATCATGGTCGGTGAAATCCGTGATTTGGAAACAGCACAAATTGCTATTCAAGCATCGTTAACCGGTCATTTGGTGCTTTCAACCTTACATACGAACGATGCCGCTTCAACGATTACCCGATTGATTGATATGGATATTGAACCATTCTTGATTTCTTCAACGCTGGAAGCGGTTGTCGCCCAGCGATTGATTCGAACCATTTGTCCTGCTTGCCGCAGCGAATATACTCCGGAAGCTTCTCTATTTAAAGAAATGGGGATCGATCCGGCTGATGTTGCTGGGATTCCTTTCTATCACGGTCGTGGCTGTGAAGATTGTAATTATACCGGATATAAAGGTCGAATTGGAATCTTTGAATTGTTAGAGGTAAACGATGAAATTCGCGACTTGATTCTAGAACGAGCATCAACGATGCATATTGCCCGTGCAGCGAGAAAAAATGGTATGCAAACTATGCGGGAAGATGGTTGGCAGAAAGTACTCGCGGGAATAACCACGATGGATGAAGTGCTCCGCGTAACCTATGGGGTCGAAATAGGAATACCGGAAGCAGTCGGTGACTACATTCCTCCGGAAACAGCACCGCGAGTATCGACAATATCTACGATATCTGAATCGGACAGGGAAGCGGGACAAAAAGTCCAACCGCAGCATGAAATAACTGCTGCGGGAGAAGAAGCAAGGAAGACTAAATAA
- a CDS encoding type II secretion system F family protein: protein MAKFNYEALDKAGKTVKGSIEAESEDIIIERLRGMGYFPTKVTRIKTKVTQLDLGTLPVLKIIFGRIKSKHISTFTRQLATLIEAGLPLLRSLNILEEQVESANLKKIIVQLAKGIEAGGNLSEGLAQFPKVFSKLYVNMVKAGEIGGVLEVVLERIATFLENAQALKSKIRSAMMYPVMVMVVATIIITFILVGIIPRFVAIYAELGAELPLPTMLLIEASKTLTEPVRAAIFFSCIIGLIIAYRYTNKTSTGKFYIDSAKLKLPVFGQLINKIAIARFAATLATLITSGVPILQALEIVRETSGNEVIARAMQQVHDSIREGETIHEPLSKFPVFPPLVVHMIAVGEETGALDTMLNKVAESYEREVDDTVKGLTSLIEPLLIVGLGIIIGFIVVALYLPLFNIVNAIK, encoded by the coding sequence ATGGCAAAATTTAATTACGAAGCGCTGGATAAAGCCGGAAAAACGGTTAAAGGTTCAATCGAAGCGGAATCGGAAGACATAATCATTGAACGATTGCGCGGTATGGGTTATTTTCCGACGAAAGTAACCCGAATTAAAACGAAAGTTACTCAGTTAGACCTTGGTACACTGCCGGTATTAAAAATTATTTTTGGTCGGATTAAATCGAAACATATTTCTACGTTTACTCGGCAATTAGCTACGTTAATCGAAGCTGGTCTCCCGTTATTGCGTAGTCTGAACATTCTGGAAGAACAGGTTGAATCCGCAAATCTGAAAAAAATCATTGTTCAACTAGCCAAAGGAATTGAGGCGGGCGGAAATTTATCGGAAGGTTTAGCGCAGTTCCCAAAGGTGTTCTCGAAACTGTATGTTAATATGGTGAAAGCAGGTGAAATCGGTGGTGTGTTGGAAGTAGTTCTGGAACGAATTGCAACATTTTTGGAAAATGCGCAGGCACTCAAAAGTAAAATTCGGTCTGCAATGATGTATCCGGTTATGGTTATGGTTGTAGCCACGATCATTATTACTTTCATCCTAGTTGGGATTATACCCCGATTCGTCGCGATTTATGCAGAGCTTGGCGCAGAACTCCCGTTACCGACGATGCTTTTAATTGAAGCTAGCAAAACGTTGACTGAACCGGTTCGTGCAGCCATATTTTTCTCATGTATTATCGGCTTAATCATCGCATATCGGTATACAAATAAAACTTCAACCGGGAAATTTTATATTGATTCTGCGAAATTGAAACTACCAGTGTTTGGTCAGTTAATCAATAAGATTGCTATCGCTCGGTTTGCCGCAACCCTAGCAACGCTTATCACCAGCGGGGTTCCAATTCTGCAAGCGCTCGAAATCGTCCGCGAAACTTCAGGAAACGAAGTGATCGCACGGGCAATGCAACAGGTACACGATTCAATTCGTGAAGGTGAAACTATCCACGAACCGCTATCGAAGTTTCCGGTATTTCCGCCGTTAGTAGTGCATATGATTGCGGTTGGTGAAGAGACCGGAGCACTGGACACTATGCTGAATAAAGTTGCTGAATCATACGAACGCGAAGTGGATGATACCGTTAAAGGACTTACCTCACTGATTGAACCGTTACTCATTGTCGGACTTGGAATTATCATCGGGTTTATCGTCGTTGCTCTCTATCTCCCATTGTTTAATATCGTCAATGCGATTAAATAA
- the uvrA gene encoding excinuclease ABC subunit UvrA encodes MMKDKIIIKGAREHNLKNIDLVLPRNKLIVITGISGSGKSSLAFDTIYAEGQRRYVESLSAYARQFLEQMDKPEVEFIEGLSPAISIEQKSVSKNPRSTVGTVTEIYDYLRLLYARIGKPHCPSCGKPISRQSAEQIIENILSFPAETKFIILAPLIRGRKGEYKKLFDDVRRQGFVRVRVDGQIRDVHESIDLDKFKKHDIEVVVDRLVSPAEQQTERQPSQGKMLEGRSSDVGMNYRKRVADSIETALKLGNGIVYIQIIKNEKANEQKDETVFSHPLLIYSEHLACLDCGISFPELEPRMFSFNSPHGACPACHGLGTSTNLDPELIVPDQNKSIREGAIVPWSHIAAYYSSGNTGLGGYYYRILEDIAQEYNINLNAPFRTLSDREKKIILYGKDGDNYVRHPGKRFWENEFEGVIPHLERRFQETESEYIRHEIFRFMAEQPCPVCKGQRLKPEILAVKISNYSIMDLCSLSVKSALSFFTQLSLPEKEQQIAARILKEIKSRLGFLVDVGLDYLTLNRSAASLAGGEAQRIRLATQIGSQLVGVLYILDEPSIGLHQRDNRRLLSTLCSLRDLGNTVIVVEHDEETIRTADWVVDLGPGAGKHGGYIVASGPPEKIMQTRNSVTGKYLSRKLSVPIPKTRRRGSDKYLEIIGARANNLKKINVKFPLGVFICITGVSGSGKSTLLNDILYRALAQHFYQAREKPGSFDRILGLEHIDKVINVDQSPIGRTPRSNPATYVGVWSDIRALFAQVPESRVRGYKPGRFSFNVKGGRCDNCSGDGMLQIEMHFLPDVYVQCEVCRGKRFNQETLSIRYKGKNIAEVLEMTVEDALDFFANIPGIKRQLQTLFDVGLGYIQLGQSATTLSGGEAQRVKLAAELTKRSTGKTVYILDEPTTGLHFADVQKLLDVLNRLVNAGNTVMVIEHNLDVIKTADYLIDLGPEGGDAGGQVVAIGTPEEVAAVPQSYTGRFLKQILNQK; translated from the coding sequence ATGATGAAAGATAAAATTATCATAAAAGGAGCGCGGGAACATAATCTGAAAAATATTGACCTGGTTCTGCCGCGAAACAAACTGATTGTTATTACCGGCATTTCAGGTTCCGGAAAATCATCGTTGGCTTTCGATACCATCTATGCGGAAGGACAACGCCGATATGTAGAATCTCTTTCGGCATATGCTCGACAATTTCTTGAACAGATGGATAAACCTGAAGTTGAGTTTATTGAAGGATTATCTCCGGCAATTAGTATTGAGCAGAAATCGGTTAGTAAGAATCCGCGGTCAACCGTTGGAACTGTAACCGAGATATACGATTATCTCCGGTTATTATATGCGCGAATCGGAAAACCCCATTGTCCCTCCTGCGGAAAACCGATATCCCGACAATCTGCTGAACAGATTATTGAAAATATCCTTTCATTCCCCGCAGAAACAAAATTTATTATTCTTGCGCCATTAATTCGTGGACGCAAAGGAGAATATAAAAAACTATTCGACGATGTTCGTCGGCAGGGTTTTGTTCGGGTTCGCGTTGATGGGCAGATTCGAGATGTTCATGAATCTATTGACCTTGATAAATTTAAAAAACATGATATTGAAGTGGTAGTTGATCGACTCGTTTCTCCTGCGGAGCAACAAACCGAACGCCAACCATCTCAAGGCAAAATGTTAGAGGGTAGATCTTCTGACGTAGGAATGAACTATCGAAAGCGAGTTGCTGATTCAATCGAGACTGCACTGAAACTCGGGAACGGAATCGTCTATATTCAAATCATCAAGAATGAAAAGGCGAATGAACAAAAAGATGAAACAGTTTTCTCTCATCCTCTATTGATATATTCTGAACATTTAGCGTGTCTCGATTGTGGAATAAGCTTCCCGGAACTTGAGCCGCGCATGTTTTCTTTCAACAGCCCACATGGCGCTTGTCCTGCATGTCACGGACTCGGAACCAGCACGAATCTTGACCCCGAACTCATTGTTCCTGACCAGAATAAATCTATCCGTGAAGGAGCAATTGTTCCGTGGAGTCATATTGCCGCATATTATTCTTCCGGAAACACGGGACTCGGTGGATATTACTATCGTATCCTCGAAGATATCGCACAAGAATATAATATTAATCTCAATGCACCGTTTCGAACATTATCTGACCGGGAAAAGAAAATTATTCTCTATGGGAAAGATGGCGATAACTATGTGCGTCATCCGGGGAAACGATTCTGGGAGAACGAGTTTGAAGGAGTTATCCCGCATCTAGAACGCCGATTTCAAGAAACGGAATCGGAATATATCCGACACGAGATATTCCGATTTATGGCAGAACAGCCATGTCCTGTCTGTAAAGGACAACGATTGAAACCGGAAATCCTTGCGGTTAAAATCAGTAACTATTCAATTATGGACCTCTGTTCTCTTTCAGTTAAATCCGCGTTATCTTTTTTTACGCAGCTTTCCTTACCGGAAAAAGAACAACAGATAGCGGCGCGAATTTTGAAAGAAATTAAGAGCCGGCTCGGATTTCTCGTAGATGTCGGGTTAGACTATCTTACGCTCAATCGCTCTGCAGCATCGCTTGCTGGCGGTGAAGCGCAGCGAATTCGATTGGCAACACAGATCGGCTCACAATTAGTCGGGGTACTCTACATTCTTGACGAACCAAGTATTGGACTGCATCAGCGAGACAATCGGCGACTACTTTCGACCCTATGTTCACTTCGTGACCTTGGAAATACAGTTATCGTAGTTGAACATGATGAAGAAACAATTCGAACCGCGGATTGGGTTGTAGATTTAGGACCGGGTGCTGGAAAACATGGCGGATATATCGTTGCATCGGGTCCCCCAGAGAAAATTATGCAGACGCGGAATTCGGTTACCGGCAAATATCTTTCGCGTAAATTAAGTGTTCCTATTCCCAAAACACGACGTCGCGGGTCAGATAAGTATTTAGAAATTATCGGCGCTCGCGCGAATAATCTGAAAAAGATTAATGTTAAATTTCCGCTTGGAGTATTTATCTGTATCACGGGGGTATCTGGTTCTGGAAAAAGTACCTTGCTAAACGATATTCTCTATCGAGCATTAGCGCAACATTTTTATCAAGCACGGGAAAAACCCGGTTCGTTTGACCGTATACTCGGATTGGAACATATTGATAAAGTAATCAATGTTGACCAATCGCCGATTGGACGAACTCCACGGTCGAATCCTGCAACTTACGTTGGAGTTTGGTCGGATATCCGAGCTCTTTTTGCCCAAGTACCGGAATCGCGCGTTCGCGGATATAAACCTGGACGATTTAGTTTTAACGTCAAAGGGGGGCGGTGCGATAATTGTTCTGGTGATGGAATGCTCCAAATCGAGATGCATTTCTTACCGGATGTATATGTTCAATGTGAAGTATGCCGCGGGAAGCGATTTAATCAAGAAACGTTATCTATTCGGTATAAAGGGAAAAATATTGCTGAAGTGTTAGAGATGACCGTTGAAGATGCGCTAGATTTTTTTGCGAATATTCCGGGAATTAAACGGCAGTTGCAAACCTTATTTGACGTTGGGCTTGGGTATATTCAGCTCGGGCAAAGTGCTACGACGCTTTCCGGTGGTGAAGCGCAACGGGTTAAACTTGCTGCCGAATTAACCAAACGGTCAACAGGGAAAACGGTATATATCCTCGATGAACCGACAACAGGACTCCATTTTGCTGATGTGCAAAAATTACTCGATGTCTTGAATCGTCTGGTTAATGCAGGTAATACGGTTATGGTAATCGAACATAATCTTGATGTTATCAAGACAGCTGATTATCTGATTGACCTCGGTCCAGAGGGAGGTGATGCTGGCGGACAGGTTGTAGCTATCGGCACACCTGAAGAAGTAGCAGCAGTACCGCAATCTTATACCGGCAGATTCCTAAAACAAATACTTAATCAGAAATAA
- a CDS encoding type II secretion system protein GspG produces the protein MLANTRKRSSPKRNFEIKKHVQLSGFTVVEMLVVLLVISILALAIVMVVNGKITDAKYSQAIADLDALRSAITLYQIDLGNFPPSTCSADSIYRYGNAVLLKALTVSMSGNAATASPLWRGPYLDIKKMRLSADEKLILDPWENPYSYIVYTDYSTAQDWMSSTSSNTYFGTFNSNGIDTYENPLTYQLFSMGKNGFTKETTAGPVANTSCGGKDSDDINNWYGDERNH, from the coding sequence ATGTTAGCTAACACAAGGAAACGTAGTTCTCCAAAAAGGAATTTCGAGATAAAAAAACACGTTCAATTATCAGGATTTACTGTCGTGGAAATGCTAGTAGTGCTGCTCGTAATTAGCATACTAGCCTTAGCAATAGTGATGGTAGTAAATGGGAAAATCACGGATGCGAAATATTCGCAAGCGATAGCTGATTTAGATGCACTCCGTTCAGCCATAACCTTATATCAGATTGATTTAGGAAACTTTCCGCCATCAACCTGTTCTGCAGATTCGATATATCGATATGGTAATGCGGTTTTATTAAAAGCGTTGACCGTAAGTATGAGCGGAAATGCGGCAACCGCTTCACCGTTATGGCGTGGACCATACTTGGATATTAAAAAAATGCGACTCTCCGCAGATGAAAAACTTATTCTCGATCCTTGGGAGAACCCGTATAGTTATATTGTTTATACTGATTATTCAACCGCACAAGATTGGATGTCAAGCACCTCTAGTAATACTTATTTCGGAACGTTCAATTCGAACGGTATCGATACCTATGAAAATCCATTAACCTACCAGTTATTTTCGATGGGAAAAAATGGTTTTACAAAAGAAACTACTGCAGGCCCGGTGGCGAACACCAGTTGCGGCGGAAAAGATAGCGATGATATTAATAACTGGTACGGCGATGAACGAAACCATTAG
- a CDS encoding type II secretion system protein GspG: protein MQKGITLAELVIVLLIIGILAAVILPVITAKTTEARYTQAIADLDAIKTAIASYQSDVGMYPPSDPSFDGCALMRKALVVGLAPGNPLWKGPYLDMKLERTDSNGNILDPWNNPYIYVAYSDYTVAPGTEATYGPDTGGYFNPNTYQIFSMGMNGSTDTTLSADSAYGRRGTDADDINNWYGDERKRH from the coding sequence ATGCAAAAAGGTATAACCTTAGCCGAATTGGTTATCGTCTTACTAATTATTGGGATATTAGCAGCAGTTATTCTGCCGGTTATCACCGCTAAAACTACCGAAGCACGGTATACCCAAGCGATAGCCGACCTCGATGCGATAAAAACCGCTATCGCCTCATATCAAAGCGATGTCGGAATGTATCCGCCATCAGATCCATCGTTTGACGGCTGTGCTTTAATGCGGAAGGCATTAGTTGTTGGTTTAGCGCCCGGGAATCCGTTGTGGAAAGGACCGTATTTGGATATGAAGCTGGAGCGAACGGATTCGAACGGGAATATTTTAGACCCGTGGAATAATCCGTATATTTATGTTGCATATTCCGACTATACCGTAGCGCCGGGAACAGAAGCGACTTATGGACCTGATACCGGCGGATATTTCAATCCAAACACCTATCAAATATTCTCGATGGGTATGAACGGGAGCACGGATACAACGTTAAGTGCGGATAGTGCTTATGGCAGACGCGGCACCGATGCCGACGATATCAATAATTGGTATGGCGACGAACGCAAACGGCATTAG
- a CDS encoding prepilin-type N-terminal cleavage/methylation domain-containing protein — MITQIKKIRFHRFVNNITLYGKYGFTFIEVLATVVVVGIITVIAFSVYQGKRDEAKKTAAYAEMRQIAEAEKMVEMYYGYFVPLSVLNDVPGYQSDYPAVNDPDCIGNRPFNDGGGYYVIASDTTALSGQEPEYASPVRRIRDMLKGDAQKWKGPFVNYQRQVPLYDLSTGGMPIDPWGGTYRLVAYSVTKQNHREFDYRGVQIILSYSVATIEQFAIVCTGKDGWINTGDDLVYEFK, encoded by the coding sequence ATGATTACACAGATTAAAAAAATCCGATTCCACAGATTTGTTAACAATATAACATTATATGGTAAGTATGGGTTTACGTTTATTGAAGTACTAGCGACAGTCGTCGTGGTTGGAATCATTACCGTTATTGCGTTTTCGGTATATCAGGGAAAACGAGATGAAGCGAAAAAAACCGCGGCGTATGCCGAAATGCGGCAAATAGCTGAAGCGGAAAAAATGGTTGAAATGTACTATGGTTATTTTGTTCCATTGAGTGTATTAAATGATGTGCCGGGATATCAATCGGATTATCCGGCGGTTAACGATCCGGATTGTATTGGGAACCGGCCATTTAACGATGGTGGTGGGTATTATGTCATTGCATCTGATACAACTGCATTAAGTGGACAGGAGCCCGAGTATGCTAGTCCAGTAAGACGAATTCGAGATATGTTAAAAGGAGATGCACAGAAATGGAAGGGTCCGTTTGTGAATTATCAGCGACAGGTTCCACTCTACGATTTATCCACAGGAGGAATGCCGATAGATCCTTGGGGTGGAACATATCGGCTTGTGGCATATAGTGTGACAAAACAAAATCATCGTGAATTTGATTATCGCGGGGTTCAGATTATCCTTAGTTATAGTGTTGCCACCATAGAACAATTTGCTATCGTTTGTACGGGCAAAGATGGTTGGATTAATACCGGAGATGACCTGGTATATGAGTTTAAATAG
- a CDS encoding type II secretion system GspH family protein — protein MMIYPKYQQKGFTILEVLIAVIIVGVLVAVAVSRYTQRSDEAKYATARSEMMQLVKAEQAVELDTGYYVSLRVLNDVHSTIPSNNTMGWIEYAIEYEYGYAIETSGAYSLTKTNANLAGEWQGPYIQFKQKGPKSNLLGVYTNDNTPEETMPLSETKYGIPLDPWGSPYRLFGPDNVARDNRYPFNYGVKEVDPPLTGALDRFAILSYGKNTTLDFNPLTGYLGDDIIVYF, from the coding sequence ATGATGATATATCCAAAATATCAGCAGAAAGGATTTACGATTTTAGAAGTTTTAATAGCCGTTATTATAGTAGGCGTTCTGGTAGCGGTAGCTGTATCGCGATATACCCAGCGGTCAGATGAAGCAAAATATGCCACCGCTCGGTCAGAAATGATGCAACTGGTTAAAGCAGAACAAGCGGTTGAACTGGATACCGGTTATTATGTGAGTTTACGTGTATTAAATGATGTTCATAGCACGATACCGTCAAATAATACGATGGGATGGATTGAATATGCAATAGAATATGAATATGGTTATGCAATCGAAACGTCAGGAGCGTATTCGTTAACGAAAACGAATGCGAATTTAGCTGGTGAATGGCAAGGTCCTTATATCCAGTTTAAACAGAAAGGACCGAAATCGAATCTGCTAGGGGTATATACCAATGATAATACTCCTGAAGAAACCATGCCACTGTCGGAAACAAAATATGGTATTCCCCTTGACCCTTGGGGGAGTCCATATCGTTTATTTGGTCCTGATAATGTCGCTCGGGATAATCGATACCCATTCAATTATGGAGTAAAAGAGGTAGACCCGCCGTTAACCGGTGCTTTAGATCGGTTCGCTATTTTGAGTTATGGAAAAAATACAACGTTAGATTTTAATCCGTTAACCGGATATCTTGGTGATGATATTATCGTCTATTTCTAA
- a CDS encoding prepilin-type N-terminal cleavage/methylation domain-containing protein, translating into MGFMTKFNNNHNRYGFTAAEIVTVVAIVAILALIAIPIYWKKTEETKITAARDEMQQIGKAESLAYAETGYFVFPSNLMQVPQSPYATVTVWSYDTWLAAGQWSNYSTGYFVNGDPMQPVLANVGDAWKGPYLQYQKFDTTLNLPLDPWGKPYRVYGSQDTAYNIPAGVIWSSGPNYVFESDSTAPWGPPVGDDIMLKF; encoded by the coding sequence ATGGGGTTCATGACCAAATTTAATAATAATCACAATCGGTATGGGTTCACTGCCGCTGAGATTGTGACCGTCGTAGCGATAGTTGCGATTTTAGCGCTGATAGCAATTCCTATTTATTGGAAAAAAACCGAAGAAACAAAAATTACCGCTGCTCGCGATGAAATGCAGCAGATTGGAAAAGCAGAATCGCTAGCGTATGCGGAAACTGGCTATTTCGTTTTTCCGAGTAATTTAATGCAGGTTCCCCAATCGCCATACGCAACGGTAACTGTTTGGAGTTATGATACTTGGTTAGCTGCTGGACAATGGTCAAATTATTCTACCGGCTATTTTGTTAACGGTGACCCGATGCAACCGGTGCTAGCGAACGTTGGCGATGCATGGAAAGGACCATATTTGCAATATCAGAAGTTTGATACGACTCTGAATTTGCCGCTTGACCCATGGGGGAAACCCTATCGTGTTTATGGTTCGCAAGACACTGCATATAATATACCCGCCGGAGTGATTTGGAGTAGCGGACCGAATTATGTTTTTGAAAGTGATTCCACGGCACCGTGGGGACCGCCGGTCGGCGATGATATTATGTTGAAATTTTAA